In the Agrococcus beijingensis genome, ACCTGGTGCTCGAGATCGAGGTCGACGTGCGCCCCGACTTCGACCTGCCCGAGGTCGACGGCCGCACCATCACGGTCGACGCCATCGAGGTCGACGACGCCGCCGTCGAGACCGAGCTGAACGAGCTGCGCTCGCGCTTCGGCACGCTCGTGACGGTCGACCGTCCTGCGGCGAACGGCGACTTCGTCACGCTCGACCTGACCGCCACCATCGAGGGCGAGACGGTCGACACGGCCAGCGGCATCTCCTACGAGGTCGGCTCGGGCGAGCTGCTCGAGGGCATCGACGAGGCCGTCGAGTCGCTCACCGCCGGTGAGGAGACCACCTTCACCTCGAAGCTGGTCGGCGGAGACCACGCCGGCAAGGACGCCGAGGTCCAGGTCTCCGTGCAGGCCGTCAAGGAGCGCGAGCTGCCCGAGGCCGACGACGACTTCGCGCAGATGGCCAGCCAGTTCGACACCATCGACGAGCTGAAGGCCGACCTCGCCGAGCAGGCCGGCCGCAGCCGCAAGCTGGGCCAGGCCGAGCAGGCGCGCCAGCGCCTCCAGGACGAGCTCGTCGAGGCCGTCGAGATCGAGGTCCCGACCGCCGTCGTCGAGGACGAGGTCGTGCGCCACCTCGAGGCCGAGAACCGCGCCGACGACGAGGCGCACGGCGAGGAGGTCCGGCAGGAGACCCGCAAGCTCCTCAAGCAGCAGATGCTGTTCGACCGCTTCGCCGAGGAGGCGAACCTCGAGGTGACGCAGCAGGAGCTCACGCAGATCGTCGTGCAGCAGGCCGCCCAGTACGGCATGGCTCCGCAGGAGCTCGTGCAGGCGCTCGAGGCCAACGGCCAGCTGCAGGTGCTGCTGGGCGACATCCTGCGCGGCAAGACGCTGTCGACCCTGCTCGGCCGCGTCACCGTGGTCGACGACAAGGGCGAGACCGTCGACCTCACCGACTTCCTCCCGCCGGCCGAGCAGGCCGACGAGGACGACGTCGAGGGCGCCATCCGCGAGGCCGAGGCGAAGCTCGCCGCGCAGCACTCCGAGGACTGATCCGCGACGAGGGGCCGGGCGCGAGCCCGGCCCCTTCCGCATGCCTCCGCCTGCGGCGAACACGGCCCGGTGGGGCCATCCTGCTCGCCTAGGGTGGGAGCAATCGAGAGAAGGAGTCACCCGTGGCTGAACCCGTCTTCGCGCAATCGGTCTTCGACCGACTGCTGCGCGATCGCATCATCTGGCTGGGCGAGGAGGTGCGTGACGACAACTCGAACGAGATCTGCGCGAAGATCCTGCTGCTCGCCGCAGAGGATCAGAACAAGGACATCTACCTCTACATCAACTCGCCCGGCGGCTCGATCACGGCCGGCATGGCGATCTACGACACGATGCAGTTCGTG is a window encoding:
- the tig gene encoding trigger factor: MKTTVEKIENTRSKLVINVEPAELRPAIDQAYKTVAEQISVPGFRKGKVPSAIIDQRVGREEILNQAVSESIDEFYRQGVAEAGIRPLGRPQADVTAWPEVKDFSGDLVLEIEVDVRPDFDLPEVDGRTITVDAIEVDDAAVETELNELRSRFGTLVTVDRPAANGDFVTLDLTATIEGETVDTASGISYEVGSGELLEGIDEAVESLTAGEETTFTSKLVGGDHAGKDAEVQVSVQAVKERELPEADDDFAQMASQFDTIDELKADLAEQAGRSRKLGQAEQARQRLQDELVEAVEIEVPTAVVEDEVVRHLEAENRADDEAHGEEVRQETRKLLKQQMLFDRFAEEANLEVTQQELTQIVVQQAAQYGMAPQELVQALEANGQLQVLLGDILRGKTLSTLLGRVTVVDDKGETVDLTDFLPPAEQADEDDVEGAIREAEAKLAAQHSED